A single genomic interval of Nonomuraea rubra harbors:
- a CDS encoding alpha-ketoacid dehydrogenase subunit beta: MSTVSMAQALNTALRDALRDDERVLVFGEDVGPLGGVFRITDGLTRDFGEERCFDTPLAESGIVGLAVGMAMGGYRPVVEMQFDAFAYPAFEQIASHVAKLRNRTRGKLSLPMVIRVPYAGGIGGVEHHCDSSEAYYAHTPGLKVVTPATVEDAYWLLRDAIADPDPVVFLEPKKLYWAKAEAALERRAAAPFGRAAIRRPGRDATLVAYGPSVPVALEAASAAAEDGLDLEVVDLRTIVPFDDETVVASVRRTGRCVVVQEAQGFAGVGAEIAARVQERCFHSLAAPVLRVAGFDIPYPPPKLEHAHLPGVDRVLDAVDRLQFDDRPDVRHLTRGAA; the protein is encoded by the coding sequence ATGTCCACCGTCTCGATGGCGCAGGCCCTGAACACGGCCCTGCGCGACGCGCTGCGCGACGACGAGCGCGTGCTGGTCTTCGGCGAGGACGTCGGGCCGCTCGGCGGCGTCTTCCGCATCACCGACGGGCTCACCAGGGACTTCGGCGAGGAGCGCTGCTTCGACACGCCGCTGGCCGAGTCGGGCATCGTGGGCCTCGCGGTCGGCATGGCGATGGGCGGCTACCGGCCGGTGGTGGAGATGCAGTTCGACGCGTTCGCCTACCCGGCGTTCGAGCAGATCGCCTCGCACGTCGCCAAGCTGCGCAACCGCACCCGGGGGAAGCTGTCGCTGCCGATGGTGATCCGGGTCCCGTACGCGGGCGGCATCGGCGGGGTCGAGCACCACTGCGACTCCAGCGAGGCGTACTACGCCCACACGCCCGGCCTGAAGGTCGTCACCCCGGCGACCGTCGAGGACGCCTACTGGCTGCTGCGGGACGCCATCGCCGACCCCGACCCCGTGGTGTTCCTGGAGCCGAAGAAGCTGTACTGGGCCAAGGCGGAGGCGGCGCTGGAGCGGCGCGCGGCGGCGCCGTTCGGGCGGGCCGCGATCCGGCGGCCCGGCCGGGACGCCACCCTGGTCGCCTACGGGCCGTCCGTGCCCGTCGCGCTGGAGGCCGCCTCCGCCGCCGCCGAGGACGGGCTGGACCTGGAGGTCGTGGACCTGCGGACGATCGTGCCGTTCGACGACGAGACCGTCGTCGCGTCGGTGCGGCGTACCGGACGGTGCGTGGTCGTGCAGGAGGCGCAGGGGTTCGCGGGGGTGGGGGCCGAGATCGCGGCGCGGGTGCAGGAGCGGTGCTTCCACTCGCTGGCCGCGCCCGTGCTGCGGGTGGCCGGGTTCGACATCCCGTACCCGCCGCCGAAGCTGGAGCACGCGCACCTGCCCGGGGTGGACCGGGTGCTGGACGCC
- the pdhA gene encoding pyruvate dehydrogenase (acetyl-transferring) E1 component subunit alpha, which yields MSTKTSAKAVRELLPSQAPIRFVDESGSAVKAPAGYAVPPDDLLRAAYRWMVVGRRFDTQATALTKQGRLAVYPSSRGQEACQVAGVLALREHDWLFPTYRDSVALVARGLDPVEVLTLLRGDWHCGYDPAATRVAPQCTPLATQVLHATGMAEALRRKGEDGVVMAFIGDGGTSEGDFHEALNFAAVFKAPVVFFVQNNKYAISVPLARQSAAPALAYKGVGYGVPAEQVDGNDLVAVLSVLSAAVEHARSGQGPFLVEAHTYRMDAHTNADDATRYRDDDEVRRWSAADPLPRLETYLRGRGLLTDEDAESARTRGESLAADLRARMNADTEPDLLEIFDHVYAEPTPQLLEQREQLRAELNAQES from the coding sequence ATGTCCACGAAGACGTCGGCGAAAGCCGTGCGGGAGCTGCTGCCCTCGCAGGCGCCCATCCGGTTCGTCGATGAGAGCGGCTCCGCCGTCAAGGCCCCCGCGGGGTACGCCGTGCCGCCGGACGACCTGCTGCGCGCGGCGTACCGGTGGATGGTCGTGGGACGGCGCTTCGACACCCAGGCGACGGCGCTGACCAAGCAGGGCCGGCTCGCCGTCTACCCGTCCAGCCGCGGCCAGGAGGCCTGCCAGGTCGCGGGGGTGCTCGCGCTGCGCGAGCACGACTGGCTGTTCCCCACCTACCGCGACTCGGTGGCGCTGGTGGCGCGCGGCCTCGACCCGGTCGAGGTGCTGACGCTGCTGCGCGGCGACTGGCACTGCGGCTACGACCCGGCCGCGACCCGGGTGGCGCCCCAGTGCACGCCGCTGGCCACGCAGGTGCTGCACGCCACCGGCATGGCCGAGGCGCTGCGCCGCAAGGGCGAGGACGGCGTGGTGATGGCGTTCATCGGGGACGGCGGGACGAGCGAGGGCGACTTCCACGAGGCGCTCAACTTCGCCGCCGTGTTCAAGGCGCCGGTCGTCTTCTTCGTGCAGAACAACAAGTACGCCATCTCCGTGCCGCTGGCCAGGCAGAGCGCGGCGCCGGCGCTGGCGTACAAGGGCGTCGGGTACGGCGTGCCCGCCGAGCAGGTGGACGGCAACGACCTGGTGGCCGTGCTGTCCGTGCTGAGCGCGGCCGTCGAGCACGCCCGCTCCGGGCAGGGGCCGTTCCTCGTCGAGGCGCACACGTACCGGATGGACGCGCACACCAACGCCGACGACGCCACCCGCTACCGCGACGACGACGAGGTGCGGCGCTGGAGCGCGGCCGACCCGCTGCCGCGGCTGGAGACGTACCTGCGCGGGCGCGGCCTGCTCACCGACGAGGACGCCGAGTCCGCCCGTACGCGGGGCGAGTCGCTCGCCGCCGACCTGCGGGCGCGGATGAACGCCGACACCGAGCCCGACCTGCTCGAGATCTTCGACCACGTCTACGCCGAGCCCACCCCCCAGCTCCTCGAACAGCGCGAGCAGCTGCGGGCCGAGCTGAACGCACAGGAGAGCTGA
- a CDS encoding Lrp/AsnC family transcriptional regulator, which yields MSSEGAPGNGWPGRSATGLDAVDRAIIAELLRDGRMSVRTLADRVHISRANAYARLTRLVDDGVITGFTVELAPHRAGLGTSAYVSVTIEQNSWRAVLAQLKEIPFVEHFAMVGGDYDILVLVRTPDNETLRHVVLERIQDVPGVLSTRTWLVFDEARGSGAQWGAPD from the coding sequence TTGTCGTCTGAAGGGGCCCCTGGGAACGGCTGGCCGGGACGTTCGGCCACCGGGCTGGACGCGGTGGACCGGGCGATCATCGCCGAGCTCCTGCGCGACGGCCGGATGTCGGTGCGCACGCTCGCCGACCGGGTGCACATCTCGCGCGCGAACGCCTACGCCCGCCTGACCCGGCTGGTGGACGACGGCGTGATCACGGGCTTCACCGTCGAGCTCGCGCCGCACCGGGCCGGCCTGGGCACCAGCGCGTACGTGTCGGTGACCATCGAGCAGAACTCCTGGCGCGCGGTGCTGGCCCAGCTCAAGGAGATCCCGTTCGTCGAGCACTTCGCCATGGTCGGCGGCGACTACGACATCCTCGTCCTGGTCAGGACACCGGACAACGAGACGCTGCGGCACGTGGTGCTGGAGCGCATCCAGGACGTGCCGGGCGTGCTGTCCACGCGTACGTGGCTGGTGTTCGACGAGGCGCGGGGCAGCGGCGCGCAGTGGGGGGCGCCGGACTAG
- a CDS encoding GbsR/MarR family transcriptional regulator has translation MSSLAGDLSPLIDDFGLRIGRAMGWPPMAGRAAGVLMLSPEPMATAELQSALDASKGSVSEITRLLVDSGTVRRFKEPGSRQYVYQWRDDAWIGCLQHVLEQTRELLTLAEHARARGDELPEPQRGRLHEMHEYYTFMVRHIEAIFEEYRTLKS, from the coding sequence GTGTCCAGCCTGGCCGGCGACCTGAGCCCCTTGATCGACGATTTCGGCCTGCGCATCGGCCGCGCGATGGGCTGGCCGCCCATGGCGGGGCGCGCCGCCGGGGTGCTGATGCTCAGCCCCGAGCCGATGGCGACGGCGGAGCTGCAGAGCGCGCTCGACGCGAGCAAGGGCTCGGTCTCCGAGATCACCCGCCTGCTGGTCGACAGCGGCACCGTGCGGCGCTTCAAGGAGCCGGGCTCGCGCCAGTACGTCTACCAGTGGCGCGACGACGCCTGGATCGGCTGCCTGCAGCACGTGCTGGAGCAGACCAGGGAGCTGCTGACCCTCGCCGAGCACGCGCGGGCGCGCGGCGACGAGCTCCCCGAGCCGCAGCGCGGCCGGCTGCACGAGATGCACGAGTACTACACGTTCATGGTCCGGCACATCGAGGCGATCTTCGAGGAGTACAGGACGCTCAAGTCCTAG